One Nitrosomonas sp. PY1 DNA window includes the following coding sequences:
- a CDS encoding exosortase system-associated protein, TIGR04073 family yields MHAVIKFSLVSIVVLLFSSNTFASDSYFGNASEKLVTGFTNALTGWVELPKNIALTSRNEGPIYGATIGLAMGVMHTVGRSLVGVLDVATFFIPTKPSVTPHFIWQDFSRETTY; encoded by the coding sequence ATGCATGCAGTTATTAAATTTTCTCTGGTTAGTATTGTCGTTTTGTTGTTCTCATCCAATACATTTGCATCCGACAGTTATTTTGGTAACGCTTCAGAGAAATTGGTTACAGGTTTTACCAATGCTTTAACAGGGTGGGTAGAATTACCAAAGAATATTGCTTTGACTTCGCGAAACGAAGGACCTATTTATGGCGCTACTATTGGTTTGGCGATGGGGGTTATGCATACGGTAGGGCGTAGCTTGGTTGGTGTGTTAGATGTGGCAACTTTTTTTATTCCCACGAAACCATCCGTAACGCCACATTTCATATGGCAAGATTTTTCACGCGAGACAACTTACTAA